In Desulfatiglans anilini DSM 4660, the genomic stretch AAAACATGCCCGGGCTGGATGAGGTCTTCGGGCCTGGCGTCGTCTGCGACGGCCGTCAGGATGGTATGCGCCCGGTCGGCGGCCGAGATCCCGGTCGTCACCCCGGTCCGCGCCTCGATCGAGACGGTGAAGGCCGTCCTGTAAGGGGACCGGTTGTCATAGACCATCGGGTTCAGTTTCAGCCGGTCGATGATATCCGGGTGAAGCGCCAGGCAAATCAGTCCCCGGCCGTGTTTCGCCATGAAGTTGATCGCCTCTGGCGTGACCTTTTCGGCCGCGATGGTCAAATCCCCTTCATTTTCGCGATCCTCGTCGTCGACGAGAATGATCATCTTTCCTTGTCGGAGGTCCTCCAGAACCTCCTCGATCTTCGAAATAGGCATCTCAATCACCAAATCCGTTCTGATAGAGCATTTCCAATGTAATGCCCGGCCTCTTCTCATCCCTCGGCTCCCGCCCCGGGGCGGTCTTTCCTCTGAGGAAAAATTTCTCGACATATTTGCCGATGAGGTCGGTTTCAATATTCACCAGATCTCCGATGCGACGCTCAAGCAGCACCGTTTCCCTTCCCGTTTGAGGGATGATGTTGCACTCGAAAAAATCAGGGCCGGTGCGGTTGATGGTCAAGCTGACCCCGTCGACCGCCACGGACCCCTTGTCGATCATGTAGGCCGTCAGGAGCGCATCCACCGCCACGCGCAACAGCCAGGACCGCTCCCGCCGGTCCCTGGCGCGGATCGTTCCGATGCCGTCCACATGCCCGGCCACCAGATGGCCCCCCAGCCGGTCTCCCAGCCGCAGGGCCCGCTCGAGATTGACCGTATCCCCCGTCTTGAGGCGGCCCAGGGTCGTGCAGCGGAGCGTTTCGGCGGAAACATCCATCCCGAGGACGCGCGCGGCGATGTCGGTCACGGTCAGGCAGGCGCCGTTCACGCTGACGCTGTCACCGATCCGGCAGTCGTCCATGGGAAAACCGGGGCGCACCGTAAGACGCACATCGCCTCCCATGCGGCTGATCCCGACGATCGTTCCGATCCCTTCCACCAATCCGGTAAACATAAGGCCGTCTTCCTGGAACGGCTGCACAGGCATATTCCTGCACAGTCTGCCATCCACGTGCGGCCGGCGCTACCGGTAGTCCGGATAGCCTGCCACCATGATGTCATCTCCGAAGCGCTGCACATCGATGTCCCGCAGCACGAGGCAAGCCGCCATATCCTGAAACCCCGGCCCGGCTACCATCGGGATGCCGTCGTCCCCGGCCAACAGCTTCGGTGCCTTGAACAGATAAAATTTATTCACCAGCCTCTGCCGGATCAGGCTGCCGGCGACACGGCTGCCGCCCTCCACCAGAATGCTGGTGACCATCTTCGAACCCAGCCAGTCAAGCAGCG encodes the following:
- a CDS encoding riboflavin synthase; this translates as MFTGLVEGIGTIVGISRMGGDVRLTVRPGFPMDDCRIGDSVSVNGACLTVTDIAARVLGMDVSAETLRCTTLGRLKTGDTVNLERALRLGDRLGGHLVAGHVDGIGTIRARDRRERSWLLRVAVDALLTAYMIDKGSVAVDGVSLTINRTGPDFFECNIIPQTGRETVLLERRIGDLVNIETDLIGKYVEKFFLRGKTAPGREPRDEKRPGITLEMLYQNGFGD